From a single Spongiibacter taiwanensis genomic region:
- a CDS encoding SDR family NAD(P)-dependent oxidoreductase, translating to MKHTLEERIVVPRSLQECFSYLADFSTIEQWDPGVSRAEKITPGPVAPGTTYRISLNLPLGQSTMIYRQKVISPHRRLQLEGSGKGIHALDTLDFQALGNNQTEIRYRAELTLSSLSGWSKPVMRPVLQRIGRKAAAGLTTALTPMAPPTKIRPGEHLKHRLVLCKMADFGKRGYQNMPQKSHSYRLDGKTAVVTGPTSGLGLSAACELARLGAHLILLGRDNQRLAAAAETISDTAGVPSSSVTIYCADLASLTDTAAAAAAICKHTPQIDILINNAGALYDHRQESPDGNELSMAVNLLAPALLTEHLEPSLCPTSRIINVVSGGLYLQSLHLDDMQFQRTEFRGTKAYARAKRALLTLTQHTAPHADYLSFAMHPGWADTPGVAKSLPAFRQKLLSQLRDNRMGADTMVWLASDPGLSRQHCGLLWFDRRPQPAAIIPGSAPRSEEVTQLVSWVAERLAPFASMKVNHQLRSKAS from the coding sequence TGGCCGATTTCTCGACCATCGAGCAATGGGACCCCGGCGTCTCCCGAGCCGAAAAAATCACCCCGGGGCCGGTCGCGCCGGGCACGACCTATCGGATCTCCCTCAATCTGCCCCTGGGCCAGAGCACGATGATCTATCGCCAGAAGGTCATTAGTCCCCACCGGCGCCTGCAGCTGGAGGGGAGCGGCAAGGGTATCCATGCCCTGGATACCCTAGACTTTCAGGCGCTCGGCAACAACCAAACCGAAATCCGCTACCGAGCAGAGCTGACCCTCAGCAGTCTTTCCGGCTGGAGCAAACCGGTAATGCGCCCGGTACTGCAACGCATTGGCAGGAAGGCGGCGGCGGGATTAACCACTGCCCTCACCCCAATGGCACCGCCCACCAAAATTCGGCCTGGCGAGCATCTCAAGCATCGCCTGGTGCTTTGCAAAATGGCGGACTTTGGCAAGCGCGGTTACCAGAACATGCCGCAAAAATCTCACAGTTACCGCCTGGACGGCAAAACAGCCGTGGTGACCGGCCCAACCTCTGGTCTGGGTCTGTCTGCCGCTTGCGAACTTGCGCGCCTGGGCGCACATCTGATTCTGCTCGGCCGCGACAACCAGCGGCTGGCAGCAGCGGCGGAGACGATCAGCGACACGGCCGGCGTACCGTCATCCAGCGTGACAATCTACTGCGCCGACCTGGCCTCCCTGACAGATACCGCCGCTGCCGCGGCCGCAATCTGCAAGCACACCCCGCAGATCGATATCCTGATCAACAACGCGGGTGCGCTGTACGATCATCGCCAGGAAAGCCCCGATGGCAACGAGCTCAGCATGGCGGTCAATTTGCTGGCCCCCGCGTTACTGACAGAGCATCTCGAACCGAGCCTGTGCCCAACCAGCAGAATCATCAATGTGGTATCGGGAGGACTCTACTTGCAAAGCCTCCACCTCGACGATATGCAATTTCAGCGCACCGAATTTCGCGGCACCAAAGCCTACGCCCGCGCCAAGAGGGCCCTGCTGACACTCACCCAGCACACCGCCCCTCACGCTGACTACCTCAGCTTTGCCATGCACCCCGGATGGGCCGATACCCCAGGAGTCGCCAAATCACTGCCGGCATTCAGGCAGAAATTGCTGAGCCAACTTCGCGACAATCGGATGGGCGCCGATACCATGGTCTGGCTCGCCAGCGACCCAGGCTTATCTCGACAGCATTGCGGCCTGCTCTGGTTCGACCGACGCCCCCAACCCGCAGCAATAATCCCGGGCAGCGCACCACGGTCAGAGGAGGTAACGCAACTCGTCAGCTGGGTGGCCGAACGCCTCGCCCCCTTCGCGTCAATGAAGGTCAATCATCAACTCAGGTCGAAAGCATCATGA
- a CDS encoding class I SAM-dependent methyltransferase gives MPCPLAPLGIDINSVKGFLSANEGEALYRAAAQASTVGPVLEVGSYCGKSTLYLAAACKAHNNLVYAVDHHRGSEEHQPGELFHDPSLFDSDAQQVDSFKHFRRNLQTAGLSDYTVAIVASSSLAAQRWQTPLGMLFIDGGHSLKGALEDYRSWVCHLRRGGLLAIHDLFEHAEEGGQAPIAIYRLALASGLFEAVDRCDSLGILRRL, from the coding sequence ATGCCCTGCCCCCTCGCTCCGCTGGGTATCGACATCAACAGCGTAAAAGGCTTTCTCAGCGCCAACGAAGGCGAAGCGCTTTACCGGGCAGCTGCCCAGGCCAGCACAGTGGGTCCGGTGTTGGAGGTGGGCAGCTACTGCGGAAAATCCACCCTCTACCTCGCCGCTGCCTGCAAGGCACATAACAATCTGGTTTATGCCGTGGATCACCATCGCGGTTCTGAGGAGCACCAGCCCGGCGAGCTGTTCCACGACCCCAGTTTGTTTGACAGCGACGCGCAGCAGGTCGACAGCTTCAAACACTTCCGCCGCAACCTGCAAACCGCGGGTCTGAGCGACTACACCGTGGCCATCGTGGCCAGCTCGTCTTTGGCGGCCCAGCGCTGGCAAACCCCGCTGGGCATGCTGTTTATTGACGGTGGCCACAGCCTCAAGGGCGCGCTGGAGGACTACCGCAGCTGGGTCTGCCATCTGCGCCGGGGCGGTTTGCTGGCTATTCATGACCTGTTCGAGCATGCCGAAGAGGGCGGCCAGGCACCCATCGCGATTTATCGCCTGGCGCTGGCCTCTGGGCTATTTGAAGCGGTGGATCGCTGCGACAGCCTGGGCATATTGCGCCGACTGTAG
- a CDS encoding TIGR02444 family protein — MQTGAKENLSRKLWAYCSRVYEYPGVESECLRLQDECNLDVVLLLAAGFCSQYRLAWNRLIFTELRAESADLRRDFILPIRNMRRRAKSIATPAVYESLKSAELALERWQIDHIGQRLEELRELDGEMAEDMEGALMVCVPPDDRGLQERLLGLASLLNSAGRIGDKPAD, encoded by the coding sequence ATGCAGACCGGCGCAAAAGAAAATCTCTCTCGTAAGCTCTGGGCCTATTGCTCCCGGGTTTATGAGTACCCGGGGGTGGAAAGCGAATGCCTGCGGCTCCAGGACGAATGCAATCTGGATGTCGTGCTCTTGCTGGCGGCCGGGTTTTGCAGTCAGTACAGGCTGGCCTGGAATCGGCTCATCTTTACTGAGCTGCGCGCCGAGTCTGCTGACTTGCGCCGGGATTTTATCCTGCCGATCAGAAATATGCGGCGCCGGGCCAAAAGTATTGCGACCCCGGCGGTTTACGAGTCGCTGAAATCTGCCGAGCTTGCCCTCGAGCGTTGGCAGATAGACCACATCGGCCAGCGCCTGGAAGAGCTGCGTGAACTCGACGGCGAGATGGCCGAGGACATGGAAGGGGCGCTGATGGTGTGCGTTCCGCCCGATGACCGGGGCTTGCAGGAGCGTTTGCTGGGCTTGGCCTCGTTGCTCAACAGTGCCGGCCGAATTGGCGACAAGCCCGCCGATTAA
- a CDS encoding TIGR01777 family oxidoreductase, giving the protein MTEIDTQTADWILVSGASGFIGRALCATLQANDYGVIALSRNPGRTQQLLKDLAPERLICCDLSAVANLRPKAIINLAGANIAARRWSARRKQTLRDSRIKLTETLMDIAQKHWQDCLTLVISGSAIGYYGDAGDTELTESAPPGGDFAATLCQDWEAAVPDDGRFRRAILRLGIVLGPPADGGALATMRLPFGLGLGATFAGGAHWQAWIAREDVIAAILHIMDHRALAGPFNLVAPVPATNREFTLSVAAALGRPAFLNTPKIVTQALFGEMSTLLLASQRVIPERLLSSGFTFRYTAIDDAMKAALH; this is encoded by the coding sequence ATGACGGAAATTGACACCCAAACAGCAGACTGGATTCTGGTCAGCGGCGCCAGCGGCTTTATTGGTCGTGCGCTCTGCGCGACATTGCAGGCAAACGACTACGGCGTGATCGCCTTGAGCAGAAACCCCGGCCGAACCCAGCAACTGCTCAAGGATCTCGCCCCGGAACGACTGATATGCTGCGACCTTTCTGCGGTGGCAAATCTGCGACCCAAGGCCATCATTAACCTTGCGGGTGCCAACATTGCAGCCCGGCGCTGGAGCGCTCGCCGAAAGCAGACGCTGCGGGATAGCCGCATCAAACTGACCGAGACGCTGATGGACATCGCGCAAAAACATTGGCAGGACTGCCTGACGCTGGTCATCAGCGGCTCTGCCATCGGCTACTATGGCGACGCAGGCGACACTGAACTGACCGAATCCGCGCCGCCGGGGGGCGATTTTGCCGCCACATTATGCCAAGACTGGGAAGCCGCCGTCCCCGACGACGGCAGATTCCGCCGCGCCATCCTGCGCCTGGGAATCGTCCTTGGCCCGCCCGCCGACGGCGGCGCCCTGGCGACCATGCGCCTGCCATTCGGCCTCGGTCTGGGCGCCACCTTTGCCGGGGGCGCTCACTGGCAGGCCTGGATTGCCCGCGAGGACGTTATAGCCGCCATCTTGCATATCATGGACCATCGCGCCCTTGCCGGGCCCTTCAACCTGGTCGCCCCAGTGCCGGCGACCAATCGGGAGTTCACCCTCAGCGTGGCCGCCGCCCTCGGCCGCCCGGCATTTTTGAATACCCCCAAAATCGTCACCCAGGCATTATTCGGCGAAATGAGTACCCTGCTACTTGCCTCTCAGCGCGTTATTCCCGAGCGCCTGCTCAGCAGTGGCTTTACTTTCCGCTACACCGCCATTGATGACGCCATGAAGGCCGCACTTCACTGA
- a CDS encoding 2OG-Fe(II) oxygenase, with protein sequence MADLPLNTGFSGVPPVSADLLSVLPSSADIFDQLADALAAEGYAVMPDALPPALAADLLLRVTRFDDDQFRSAGVGRQGDYLLNPFVRSDEIHWLSDADGAERQYLDWMEQLRGALNQRLFLGLFDYEAHFARYQPGAFYKKHLDAFKGRSNRVLSTVFYLNPGWLEADGGQLLIYGDSDEVVDRVNPLMGTLVVFLSDKVPHEVLAARRNRFSIAGWFRVNNSLNQHLDPPR encoded by the coding sequence TTGGCTGATTTGCCCCTAAATACCGGTTTTTCTGGGGTGCCGCCGGTGTCCGCTGATCTGCTTTCTGTTCTTCCTTCCTCCGCTGATATTTTTGATCAGTTGGCTGACGCCTTGGCTGCCGAGGGCTACGCGGTTATGCCTGACGCGTTGCCGCCGGCGCTAGCCGCCGACTTACTGCTGCGGGTGACGCGTTTTGACGATGATCAGTTCCGCTCGGCGGGGGTCGGGCGGCAAGGGGATTACCTGCTCAACCCCTTTGTGCGCAGCGACGAAATTCACTGGTTGTCTGATGCCGATGGGGCGGAGAGGCAATACCTCGACTGGATGGAGCAGTTGCGCGGGGCGCTGAATCAGCGCCTGTTCTTGGGGTTGTTTGACTACGAGGCCCATTTTGCCCGCTATCAGCCCGGCGCGTTTTACAAGAAGCATCTGGATGCATTCAAGGGACGCAGCAATCGGGTGTTGTCGACCGTGTTCTACCTGAATCCCGGTTGGCTGGAAGCCGATGGGGGGCAATTGCTGATCTATGGCGACAGCGACGAAGTGGTGGACCGGGTAAACCCGCTGATGGGGACCCTGGTGGTCTTTCTCAGTGACAAGGTGCCCCATGAGGTGCTCGCGGCGAGGCGCAACCGCTTCAGCATAGCCGGGTGGTTCCGGGTGAATAACAGTCTCAACCAGCACCTCGATCCGCCCAGGTAG
- the argA gene encoding amino-acid N-acetyltransferase: MSEPTDYVKWFRNSAPYINAHRGKTFVLMIGGEAVAHPNFANIVHDIALLNSLGVRLILVHGARPQIEGRVAEAGLESQFHNDLRVTGEAELHCVTAATGSLRAQIEALLSMGVANSPMHGAAIRVCSGNYVTARPIGVVDGVDFKHTGMVRKVDANALQTQLNNQHIVILSPLGYSPTGEIFNLTSEDVAVHTAVALKADKLILFTESDGLMDLDGELVRQCEFRDVDRIVSERSELQRDSIVQAVVDAGDMGIDRCHLVSFCEDGALLRELYTRDGAGTLVTQEHYEQMVTADIDDVGGILGIIEPLEAKGVLLKRSRELLENEIDHFKILVRDGMVIACAALYPYPEQATGEIACVATHPDYRGADRAERLLEQVEREAKQRGLTSVFILTTQTAHWFQEQGYVQCTVDDLPPAKKQLYNFQRNSKAFIKTL, from the coding sequence ATGTCTGAACCAACCGATTACGTTAAGTGGTTTCGCAATTCGGCTCCCTACATTAACGCCCATCGCGGCAAAACCTTTGTCTTGATGATTGGCGGGGAGGCAGTTGCCCACCCGAATTTTGCCAATATTGTGCACGACATCGCCCTGCTTAACAGCCTGGGCGTGCGGCTGATACTGGTTCACGGTGCCCGCCCCCAAATCGAAGGGCGGGTTGCGGAGGCCGGGCTCGAAAGCCAGTTTCATAACGATTTGCGGGTCACCGGAGAAGCCGAGCTACACTGTGTGACCGCGGCCACAGGGTCTTTGCGGGCGCAAATCGAAGCCCTGCTATCGATGGGGGTCGCCAACTCGCCCATGCACGGCGCAGCCATCCGGGTCTGCAGCGGAAATTACGTTACCGCACGGCCCATCGGCGTGGTGGATGGCGTCGATTTCAAGCACACCGGCATGGTGCGCAAGGTGGATGCCAATGCCCTGCAAACCCAACTCAATAACCAGCACATTGTGATTCTCTCGCCACTAGGCTACTCCCCCACCGGCGAGATTTTTAACCTCACCTCGGAGGATGTCGCAGTCCACACGGCGGTGGCATTGAAGGCCGACAAGCTCATTTTGTTCACTGAAAGTGACGGCCTGATGGACCTCGATGGCGAGCTGGTCAGGCAGTGCGAGTTCCGGGATGTTGACCGCATTGTCAGCGAGCGCAGCGAATTGCAGCGCGACAGCATTGTGCAGGCAGTGGTGGACGCCGGTGACATGGGCATTGATCGCTGCCACTTGGTGTCCTTCTGCGAAGATGGCGCGTTGCTGCGGGAGCTCTACACCCGCGACGGCGCGGGCACCCTGGTCACCCAGGAGCACTACGAGCAAATGGTAACGGCCGACATCGACGACGTCGGCGGTATTTTGGGCATCATCGAGCCGCTTGAGGCCAAGGGAGTCTTGCTCAAACGCTCTAGAGAGCTGCTCGAGAACGAAATAGACCACTTCAAAATTCTGGTTCGCGACGGCATGGTCATCGCCTGCGCCGCCCTCTACCCCTACCCGGAGCAGGCCACCGGCGAGATCGCCTGCGTGGCCACCCACCCCGATTATCGGGGCGCCGACCGGGCCGAACGCTTACTCGAACAGGTTGAGCGGGAGGCCAAACAGCGGGGCCTGACTAGTGTTTTCATTTTGACGACCCAAACCGCCCACTGGTTTCAGGAGCAGGGCTACGTCCAGTGCACCGTTGACGACCTGCCGCCGGCGAAGAAGCAGCTGTACAACTTTCAGCGCAATTCCAAAGCCTTTATTAAGACCCTCTGA
- a CDS encoding chemotaxis protein CheW: MNELPQSLPCLLLPLQSGGLIIPNANVVEVALAGQLSSAISSPFILGMMDWRQAQIPVMSFEGLLAGRMPNNLALRQVAILRGLHHPGQLPYYGLALAAVPQVVHIGADDLLQVEGDAPTACHSRVGLGGATLMVPDCAVIEQRLLDAFSPAEALE, encoded by the coding sequence ATGAATGAATTACCCCAAAGCCTGCCGTGCTTGCTATTGCCGTTGCAAAGTGGCGGGCTGATTATTCCCAACGCCAATGTTGTGGAAGTGGCGCTGGCAGGCCAGCTCAGTTCGGCAATATCTTCGCCTTTTATTCTGGGCATGATGGACTGGCGGCAAGCGCAAATTCCGGTGATGAGTTTTGAAGGCTTGTTGGCGGGCCGCATGCCCAACAATCTGGCGCTGCGTCAGGTGGCTATTCTTCGGGGGCTCCACCACCCCGGGCAGCTTCCCTATTACGGCCTGGCGCTGGCGGCGGTGCCCCAGGTGGTCCACATTGGTGCCGACGATTTGCTGCAGGTCGAGGGTGACGCGCCGACCGCCTGCCATAGCCGGGTTGGGCTCGGAGGGGCGACGCTGATGGTGCCCGATTGCGCGGTGATTGAGCAGCGCCTGCTAGATGCGTTCTCTCCGGCCGAGGCGCTGGAGTAA
- a CDS encoding 16S rRNA (uracil(1498)-N(3))-methyltransferase, which yields MRIPRIYTAASLSPGEHALDSRAAHYLGQVLRMKAGRNLVLFNGDGLNYPAQITEVSKKGVQCRVDPPNASAEPPPPLFIELGIAISKGDRMDLVIQKATELGVSRISPLTSERVDVKLSGERLEKKAQHWQQVMISACEQSGRNRLVELAPLQPLDQWRDNLRSERKLVLHPTAAQRLGGDSPGPASVALLIGPEGGLTDDEVQACLNQGFAGLQLGPRVLRTETAPLAAISILQFCWGDMA from the coding sequence ATGCGCATCCCGCGAATTTATACCGCCGCCTCACTGAGCCCCGGCGAACACGCGCTGGACAGCCGGGCCGCGCATTACCTCGGCCAGGTGTTGCGGATGAAGGCGGGCCGCAACCTGGTGTTATTCAACGGCGACGGGCTGAACTATCCCGCGCAAATTACCGAGGTGAGCAAGAAGGGCGTGCAGTGCCGGGTCGATCCGCCGAACGCCTCAGCGGAGCCGCCTCCCCCGCTATTCATTGAGCTGGGCATTGCCATCTCCAAGGGGGATCGCATGGACCTGGTCATTCAGAAAGCCACCGAGCTGGGGGTCAGTCGCATCAGCCCCCTTACCAGCGAGCGGGTCGACGTCAAACTTAGCGGCGAGCGGCTGGAGAAAAAAGCCCAACACTGGCAACAGGTGATGATCAGCGCCTGCGAGCAAAGCGGCCGCAACCGCTTGGTAGAACTCGCGCCCCTACAGCCTTTGGACCAGTGGCGAGACAACTTGCGCAGTGAACGCAAGCTGGTACTCCACCCCACCGCCGCCCAGCGCCTTGGCGGCGACAGCCCAGGCCCTGCCAGTGTTGCCCTGCTGATCGGCCCGGAGGGAGGCCTCACCGACGACGAGGTGCAGGCCTGCCTGAACCAGGGCTTTGCCGGGCTTCAGCTGGGGCCGCGGGTCTTGCGTACCGAAACGGCGCCGCTGGCAGCCATCAGCATTCTGCAATTCTGTTGGGGCGATATGGCCTGA
- a CDS encoding FKBP-type peptidyl-prolyl cis-trans isomerase: protein MKKSLFCVAMATGLLVGCTGGEDSEPKLDSEIAKVSYGIGVNIGSRFGDDLPLDVDAFSAGVSDALAGGDLKMTDEEIMSTLQSYQQKQMAARQAEAKALGDKNQAEAEAFFAENAEKEGVVTTDSGLQYMVLAEGEGDKPGEEDMVEVHYRGTLLDGSVFDSSYDRGQTVSFPVNGVIPGWTEALQLMSEGAKYKLFIPSELAYGAGGAGEMIGPNAALVFEVELIDVVDEEAEEGAAK from the coding sequence ATGAAAAAATCACTGTTTTGCGTCGCAATGGCGACTGGTCTTCTGGTGGGCTGTACCGGCGGCGAGGATTCCGAGCCAAAACTGGATTCTGAAATCGCGAAAGTCAGTTACGGGATTGGCGTGAACATTGGCTCCCGCTTTGGCGACGACCTCCCTCTCGATGTAGATGCGTTTAGCGCCGGGGTCTCAGATGCCCTCGCCGGTGGTGATCTCAAAATGACCGACGAAGAGATCATGAGCACCCTGCAGTCCTACCAGCAGAAACAAATGGCTGCCCGCCAGGCCGAAGCCAAGGCGTTGGGCGATAAAAACCAGGCGGAAGCTGAAGCCTTCTTCGCCGAAAATGCCGAGAAAGAGGGTGTTGTCACCACCGACAGCGGCCTGCAATACATGGTCTTGGCAGAAGGTGAAGGGGATAAGCCCGGCGAGGAAGACATGGTGGAAGTGCACTACCGCGGCACGTTGCTGGATGGTAGCGTGTTCGACAGTTCTTACGACCGCGGCCAAACGGTAAGCTTTCCTGTGAATGGTGTCATTCCCGGTTGGACCGAGGCCCTTCAGTTGATGTCGGAAGGCGCCAAGTACAAGCTGTTTATTCCGTCTGAATTGGCCTATGGCGCGGGTGGTGCAGGCGAGATGATTGGTCCAAACGCCGCGTTGGTGTTTGAGGTCGAGCTGATTGACGTGGTTGATGAAGAAGCTGAAGAAGGCGCGGCGAAATAG
- a CDS encoding ATP-binding cassette domain-containing protein, translating into MIELQDLSLQRGGKPLLEEASLRINPGEHMALVGANGSGKSSLFMLLNGHLQQDQGLCAIPSQWQIAEMKQELDSSERPALDYVMDGHRRFREVERELASCRSDTRLAELHAELDLIKAYQIPSDAERLLQGLGFKQEDLRRPVNSFSGGWRIRLNLAQALMCPSDLLLLDEPTNHLDLDASLWLEQWLRRYPGTLLLISHDRDFIDACCDFVVHLQQQTLTRYRGNYSAFERQRGERLAQQQQAYEKQQAVRAHMEDFVRRFRAKASKAKQAQSRLKALEKMAEIAPAHVDSPFKFQFLPPKQFSDPLLTLSQAQLGYGDSAILKNINLSLHPGSRIGLLGANGAGKSTLMKALAGTVPTLSGQRQQGEHFYAGYFHQHQLESLDLAASPILQLQRLRPEAREQDIRNFIGGFNFHGKQAEQSCEHFSGGEKARLALALIVWQRPNLLLLDEPTNHLDLEMCQALTGALQNFEGAIVVISHDRHLLRNTVDELILVDNGRAEAYEGSLDDYRQWLLTRERGTDDSDPQPSSAPNVDKKLARQQAAQRRQQLAPLTKQIKQLESQMAKFSQQLADLEQQLADPSLYEAAQKEQLKTLLATQASLKQQNEDSEGQWLELQETLESMEAEL; encoded by the coding sequence ATGATTGAACTCCAAGACCTCAGCTTACAACGCGGCGGCAAACCTTTGCTAGAAGAGGCGAGCCTGCGCATCAATCCCGGCGAGCATATGGCGCTGGTTGGCGCCAATGGCAGTGGTAAATCCAGCCTGTTCATGCTGTTAAACGGGCACCTCCAGCAGGACCAGGGCCTCTGCGCCATCCCCAGCCAGTGGCAAATCGCAGAAATGAAGCAGGAACTCGACAGCAGCGAGCGCCCGGCCCTCGATTATGTCATGGATGGCCACCGGCGGTTCAGAGAGGTGGAGCGGGAATTGGCCAGCTGCCGCAGCGACACCCGCCTGGCCGAGCTCCACGCCGAGCTGGATCTGATCAAGGCTTACCAGATTCCCAGCGACGCCGAGCGCCTGCTACAGGGGCTCGGCTTCAAGCAGGAGGACCTTCGGCGCCCCGTCAACAGCTTTTCCGGAGGCTGGCGCATCCGCCTCAATCTGGCCCAGGCGCTCATGTGCCCCTCCGACCTGCTGCTGCTCGACGAACCTACCAACCACCTCGACCTCGATGCGAGCCTGTGGCTGGAGCAGTGGCTGCGCCGCTACCCCGGCACCCTGCTATTGATTTCCCACGACCGGGATTTCATCGACGCCTGCTGCGACTTTGTTGTGCACCTGCAGCAGCAAACGCTCACTCGCTATCGCGGCAACTACAGCGCCTTTGAGCGTCAGCGCGGCGAGCGCCTGGCCCAGCAACAACAGGCCTATGAGAAGCAACAAGCGGTCCGCGCCCACATGGAAGATTTTGTGCGCCGCTTCCGGGCCAAAGCAAGCAAGGCAAAACAGGCCCAGAGCCGCCTAAAGGCCCTGGAGAAAATGGCGGAAATTGCCCCGGCCCACGTCGACTCTCCATTTAAATTCCAGTTTTTGCCGCCGAAGCAATTTTCTGACCCACTGCTGACCTTGTCCCAGGCCCAGCTGGGCTACGGCGACAGCGCGATCCTTAAAAACATTAATCTCAGCCTGCACCCCGGCAGCCGCATTGGCTTGCTGGGCGCTAACGGGGCCGGTAAATCCACCTTGATGAAGGCCCTGGCGGGCACAGTCCCGACACTGTCGGGCCAGCGCCAACAGGGTGAACACTTTTATGCCGGCTACTTCCACCAGCACCAACTGGAGTCGCTGGATCTGGCCGCCAGCCCTATTTTGCAGTTGCAGCGTTTGCGGCCCGAGGCCCGCGAGCAGGATATCCGCAACTTCATCGGCGGGTTTAATTTCCACGGCAAGCAGGCCGAACAAAGCTGCGAGCACTTTTCGGGCGGCGAAAAGGCCCGCCTCGCGCTGGCCTTGATCGTCTGGCAACGCCCCAACCTGCTGCTGCTCGACGAGCCCACCAACCATTTGGACCTGGAAATGTGTCAGGCCCTCACCGGCGCATTGCAAAACTTTGAGGGCGCCATCGTGGTGATTTCCCACGACCGCCACCTGCTGCGCAACACCGTCGACGAGCTGATTCTGGTCGACAATGGCCGGGCGGAGGCCTACGAAGGCAGCTTGGACGACTACCGGCAGTGGCTCCTGACCCGGGAGCGCGGTACCGACGACAGCGACCCGCAACCAAGCTCTGCTCCCAATGTAGACAAGAAATTGGCCCGCCAGCAGGCCGCCCAGCGGCGCCAGCAATTGGCGCCGTTGACCAAGCAGATCAAACAGCTGGAAAGCCAGATGGCCAAGTTCAGCCAACAGCTCGCCGATCTGGAGCAGCAACTGGCCGACCCCAGCCTGTACGAAGCCGCCCAGAAAGAGCAGCTGAAAACCTTGCTGGCTACCCAGGCATCTCTAAAACAGCAAAACGAGGACAGCGAAGGTCAGTGGCTCGAGCTTCAGGAAACGCTGGAATCGATGGAAGCCGAGCTGTGA